One Streptomyces dangxiongensis genomic window, CAGCCTCGGAGAAGCCCGCATGACGCACATCCGCACGGCGGCGCTGAGCCTGCTGCTCGCCGGCTCGCTCGCCCTGCTGCCGGCCACCGCCGCCCACGCCGACAGCATCCGCGACCGGCAGTGGGCCCTCTCCGCCCTCCACCTGGACCGGGCGTGGCAGACCACCAAGGGCCGGGGCGTCACCGTCGCCGTCCTGGACACCGGTGTCGAGGCCGGCCACCCGGACCTCGCCGGCAACGTCCTGCCCGCCAAGGACATGATCGGTTTCGGTGCCGGGCCCGGCGACCGCACATGGGCGCGGCACGGCACCGCCATGGCCGGGATCATCGCCGGGCACGGCCACGGCCCCGGCAACGCCGACGGCGTCATGGGCGTCGCCCCCGAGGCGGGGATCCTGCCGGTGCGGGTGATCCTGGAGGACGGCGACTCGGCCCGCGCCAGGGCCCGTACCGAGCGTGGCAGCGCCCTCGCCGAGGGCATCCGCTGGGCCGCCGACCACGGCGCCGACGTCATCAACCTCTCCCTCGGCGACGACTCGAACTCGGCGCATCCGGAGCCCGGCGAGGACGAGGCCGTGCAGTACGCCCTGAAGAAGGGCGTGGTCGTCGTGGCGTCCGCGGGCAACGGCGGCGACAAGGGCGACCACGTCTCCTACCCGGCCGCCTATCCGGGCGTCATCGCCGCCACCGCCGTCGACCGCTACGGCACCCGCGCCTCGTTCTCCACCCGCCGCTGGTACGCGGCGGTCAGCGCGCCCGGTGTCGGCGTCATCATCGCCGACCCCGACCACAAGTACTACGAGGGCTGGGGTACGAGCGCCGCGTCCGCGTTCGTCTCCGGCGTGGCCGCGCTCATCAGGTCGGCCCACCCCGCGCTGGCCCCGGCGCAGATCAAGAGGCTTCTGGAGGACACCGCGCGGAACGCCCCGGTGGGCGGCCGGGACGACTCCCGGGGATTCGGGATGATCGACCCGGCGGCGGCCCTGGAGTCGGCGGCCCGTCTGAAACCGGAGGGCCTGCGCCCGGCGTCGTACGGCGAGCGGTACTTCGGTGCCGGTCCCGACGCTCCCGGGGCGGCCTCCTCGGCCTCCGACTGGGCGGGCCCGCTGGCCGGCGGCGCCGGCGCGGTCCTGCTGATCGCGGGCGTCGTCCTGTGGCGGGGCCGTGGAAAGGGACGTCTCAGCCGGCGGTGAACGCCGACACCGCCGCCTTGGCCGCCTCCTCCACCAGCGCGATGCCCTCCGCCCGGCTCCCGGTGCCGTCCGACAGCACCGCCACCAGGTAGCCGGTACCGTCCACCGTCACCCGGCCGACGCTGTTCACGTCCCACAGTCCCGTCGTGCCGCGCGGCAGCCAGCCGTTCTTCAGCGCCCAGGAGTCGCCCCGGGCGGCGGCCGACACCCCCCACCGCTGGTCCGCCCGGACCGTCCTCATCAGCCCCCGCACATACGTGCGCGAGGCCGCGCTCAGCAGGGAGTCCTCCCCGAACACCTGCCGGAGCAGGACGAGTCGGTCCGCGGCCGTCGTCCGGGTCAGCCCCCACAGGCCGCCGTCACCGCCCGAGGTCGCGCTCAGGCCGAAGCGTGCGTTCGCCGCGTCCAGGCCGGCCGCGCCCCCGATCGTGTGCCACAGCGCCGTCGCGGACGCGTTGTCGCTGTTCCGGATCATCTTCGTGGCGTACGCCCGTTCGGCCGCCGTCAGCCCCCGCCCCCGCGTCCTGCGCCCGGAGCAGCAGCGCGGCCAGGATGTCGACCTTGACGATGCTCGCCGTGTCGAAGGCCGCGTCGCCGTACACGGCGCTGTCACCGGAGCCCGTCTCCAGAACCGCCGCCGACACCCGCGCACCGGACGGCACGCTCACCCGCGCCATCGCCCCGGACAGCAGCGCGTCCCGGTCCACCGCGGGTTCCGTGACGGGTTCCACCGACGCCTCCTCACCCGCCCCGGCCGAGGGGGAGGCCGGGGGCGTCGCCGACGATACGGCCGCGGTCCCGGTGCGCGCAGCGCTCCCGCGTACCGACCGTGCCGCCGGCGATCACCCCGCTCACGGCGACGACGGCGGGCACGGGGGAACTCCATGTCCGCGATGCCCGGGGGCGCGAGCTGTGCGCTTCCTGGGGCCGGGCGTCACCTGGGGGAATGCCGGGATTCCTGTGAGCGGGCGTCACCGGCCCCGCGGCCTACCGGTGGCATGCCCCCGGTAGGGTCGGTGACCGTGGCGAACAAGAACATCCCCGACCCCGGCTTCTCCGACGACGACGGCTCCGCCGACCCCCGGCTGAGCGCCGCCCTCGCCGCCTGGGCCGAGGACCGCAGCGCCCTCGGGCCCGTCCTGGAGGCGCTCAAGAGCGCCCGCCTGCTCGTCCCCGTCGTCGCCGTGCTCGGCGAGGTGCAGGAGGACGAGAACGGGCTGCGCCGCGAGAAGACCAGCGACATGGCCGTACCCACCCTGAAGGCCGGCGACCGCACCCGCGCTGCCCGCCTTCACCTCCACCGACTCCCTGGCCCGCTGGGACCCGGGGGCCCGCCCGGTCGCCGTACCCCTGCGCCAGGCGCTGGAGGCCGCCGCGCACGAGAAGGCCGACACGGTCGTGCTGGACCTCGCAGGTCCGGTGCCGTTCGAGCTGACCGGCCCGGCGCTGCTCGCCCTCGCCGAGGGCCGCACCAGCATCGACCCGCTCGCCGATCCGGCGGTCGTCGAGGCCGTCCGTACGGCGGTGGGGCGGCGGAACCCGCCGTGCTCCGCGCCCACCTCGGGCCCGGCCGGGCCGACGGCACCCTCGCGCTCGTCCTCGACCCGGGCGTTCCGCCGGCCGAGGCCGCCCGGGCGGTCGCCGAGCGCCTGGCGGCCGACGAGACACTGCGGGCCCGCCTGGTGCGCGGCCTCGACCTGGCACTGCTGCCGGCCGGGACCACGCCTCCGGGCGAGCCCCTGTACGTGCGCGGATGAGCGGGACGGACTAGCCGTAGACGGGGCCGGTGTACTTCTCGCCCGGTCCCTGGCCCGGCTCGTCCGGGACGACCGACGCCTCGCGGAACGCCCGCTGGAGCGACTTCAGGCCGTCGCGCAGCGGGGCCGCGTGGAAGGAGCTGATCTCGGTCGTGCTCGCGTCCAGCAGGCCGGCGAGCGCGCTGATCAGCTTGCGGGCCTCGTCCAGGTCCTTGTACGACTCGCCCTCCTCGCTCAGCCCGAGCTTCACGGCGGCGGCGCTCATCAGGTTGACGGCGACCGTCACGATCACCTCGACGGCGGGGACCTCGGCGATGTCCCGGGTCATCGCGTCGAAGTCGGGGGATTCAGGAGGGGTGTCACTCATGCCCCACACGATAGGTGGTCCCGGCGGGCCTCCCTCAATTAGCCCTTGTCAAGTGATGCTGCTAGTCTGATTGACGACCGGCCGGACATGTTTGCCCGGCCCACAAGTGGAGGCTCCGATCTCCCACCCGACCATCCTCAGGGACGGCGGGTCATCCGGTCAGGCGGCCCCCATCGTTCCGTACGGACGATGGAGTCGCCCGAATTTGCGCCCCGCGATATCGCGGCGGTGCTCCGGTAGTGCTTGGAGCCCCGCATGTGATCGTCCGGGGCATTTTTTGTGCCTCGGGGCGGTTAGGTCTTGACGAACACAGACATAACGCGGCTGTCCGCCAGACCGCCGTGTGGTGCTACCGAGGAGGATCCATCAGCGCCGAGCCCCGCATCAACGACCGGATTCGCGTTCCCGAGGTGCGACTTGTAGGTCCCAGTGGCGAGCAAGTCGGCATCGTGCCGCTCGCGAAGGCACTGGAGCTTGCACAGGAGTACGACCTGGACCTGGTCGAGGTCGCGGCGACCGCCCGTCCGCCCGTGTGCAAGCTCATGGACTACGGCAAGTTCAAGTACGAGTCGGCCATGAAGGCCCGTGAGGCGCGCAAGAACCAGGCGCACACGGTCATCAAGGAGATGAAGCTCCGGCCGAAGATCGACCCGCACGACTATGACACCAAGAAGGGTCACGTCGTCCGGTTCCTCAAGCAGGGCGACAAGGTCAAGATCACGATCATGTTCCGTGGCCGTGAGCAGTCGCGCCCCGAGCTGGGCTACCGACTGCTGCAGCGTCTCGCGGAGGACGTCCAGGACCTCGGGTTCATCGAGTCGAACCCGAAGCAGGACGGCCGAAACATGATCATGGTTCTCGGTCCGCACAAGAAGAAGACCGAGGCGATGGCCGAGGCCCGTCAGGCGCAGGAGGCCCGCAAGGCCGACGCGAAGGCGAACCCCGGCAAGTCGCAGAACGTCGCCGAGGCCGGGGAGCACGACGAGGCCGAGGTGCACGACGAGGCCGAGGTGTCCGCCGAGGAACCTGCCGAGGCGTGATCCCGGGGGACGTGCGTCCCCGAGGATGTAACCGACAGAACTGAGCGACGCTCCACCGTGCCCGGTTTCACGACCGGGCACCGGAGCGCCACCGACGAGGAGATAACGGCGCTATGCCGAAGAACAAGTCGCACAGCGGTGCCAGCAAGCGCTTCAAGATCACCGGCTCCGGCAAGGTGCTGCGCGAGCGCGCCGGCAAGCGCCACCTGCTCGAGCACAAGTCGTCCCGTGTCACGCGTCGCCTCACCGGCAACGCCGAGATGGCCCCGGGCGACGCCGCGAAGATCAAGAAGCTTCTCGGCAAGTGACGTCGCGGCGCCGCCTGAGCGCCGTGCGTCTGGACCGGGACCGAATCGTTTCCGGGTCGTGTGAGCACCACCACGACCCCGCTACAAGGAGTTAACAAGTGGCACGCGTCAAGCGGGCAGTCAACGCCCACAAGAAGCGCCGGGCGATCCTCGAGCAGGCCTCCGGCTACCGCGGTCAGCGTTCGCGCCTGTACCGCAAGGCCAAGGAGCAGGTCACCCACTCGCTGGTCTACAACTACAACGACCGCAAGAAGCGCAAGGGCGACTTCCGGCAGCTCTGGATCCAGCGCATCAACGCCGCTGCCCGCGCCAACGGCATGACGTACAACCGCTTCATCCAGGGTCTGAAGGCGGCGAACGTCGAGGTCGACCGCAAGATCCTGGCCGAGCTGGCCGTGCACGACGCAGGCGCCTTCGCGGCGCTGGTCGAGGTCGCGCAGAAGGCGCTGCCGTCGGACGTCAACGCCCCGAAGGCTGCGTGAAGCGCCGGCTACGAGCCGATGTGACCGAGGGACCCGCAGGCTGCACGGCTTGCGGGTCCTGCTGTTTGCCGACGACGCCGCGCGGCCACGGGTGGCCGCGCCGTCCCACGGGCGGACTCGCCGCGGCGCGGGACACACCGCGCCCTCCCCGCAGTGGGGTGCGGCACCGCCTGAATCCGCCGCCGAGGCCGGTCGCCGCCGCGGCGGACACGAGTTTTCGAAGGTAAGAGGATGCCCCCCGTCTCCCCCGAACTCATCTCCCCCCGGTCCGCCCGGGTGAGCGCCGCGCGGCGGCTCGCCAAGCGGAACTTCCGGGGGAAGGACCGGCTGTTCCTCGCGGAGGGCCCGCAGGCCGTGCGGGAGGCCGCCGGGCACCGGTCCGGCGGGCAGGCCACCCTGGTCGAGCTGTTCGCCACCGTCGAGGCCGCGGAGCGGTACGCCGACATCGTGGGGGAGGCGCGGGACGCGGGCGCCCGGCTGCACCTGGCCTCCGAGGAGGTCATCGCCGAGATCTCCACCACCGTCACCCCGCAGGGGCTGGTCGGGGTCTGCCGGTTCCTGGACACCCCCTTCGAGGACATCCTCGCCGCCCGCCCCCGGCTCGTCGCCGTCCTCGCCCACGTGCGGGACCCGGGGAACGCCGGCACGGTGCTGCGCTGCGCGGACGCCGCCGGCGCCGAGGCCGTGATCCTCACCGACGCCTCCGTCGACCTGTACAACCCCAAGGCCGTACGCGCCTCCGTCGGCTCCCACTTCCACCTGCCCGTCGCCGTCGGCGTCCCCGTCGAGCGGGCCGTGGCGGGACTGAAGGACGCGGGCGTGCGCATCCTCGCCGCCGACGGCGCCGGGGACCGCGACCTGGACGAGGAGCTGGACCGGGGCACCATGGGCGGGCCCACCGCGTGGGTGTTCGGCAACGAGGCCTGGGGGCTCCCGCAGGAGACCCGCGCCCTCGCCGACGCCGTCGTGAGCGTCCCCATCCACGGACGCGCCGAGAGCCTGAACCTCGCCACGGCCGCCGCCGTATGTCTCTACGCGTCGGCCCGCGCACAGCGCGCCTCCGGAGGGTGCCGATCCGTCACCCAGAGCTAGTAGGGTGACCAACTCGGGGCCGCTCGCGGTCTGAGAGGTGGGGTTCGGGGATGACTGTGGCCGGCACGAGCACCGCGCCGGAGGGACGGGACGCGCGACAGGCCGCCGTGCCCCGGCACCGCGACGCGGCATTCGGCTTCGATCCCGACCAGTTGCCCGACGGCCTCGTCGTCGCCGACGCGCACGGCCGGGTGGTCTGTTTCAACGCCGCCGCCGCCCGCATCACCGCCGTACGGGCCGCCGACGCCCTCGGCCGGCCGTTGGAGCGGGCGCTGCCGCTGGAGGACCTGGAGGGCCGCCGCTGGTGGCAGCTCACCGACCCCTACGGCGGGCTCGCCATCCGGGTCCGGCAGCCCGAGCGCAACCTGCTGCTGCCCGGCGGCCGGGAGGTGCTGGTCTCCGCCCGCTACGTACGGGAGGAGCCGCTGGGGCCGGTGCGCACCGTGGTCGTCT contains:
- the mycP gene encoding type VII secretion-associated serine protease mycosin, which translates into the protein MTHIRTAALSLLLAGSLALLPATAAHADSIRDRQWALSALHLDRAWQTTKGRGVTVAVLDTGVEAGHPDLAGNVLPAKDMIGFGAGPGDRTWARHGTAMAGIIAGHGHGPGNADGVMGVAPEAGILPVRVILEDGDSARARARTERGSALAEGIRWAADHGADVINLSLGDDSNSAHPEPGEDEAVQYALKKGVVVVASAGNGGDKGDHVSYPAAYPGVIAATAVDRYGTRASFSTRRWYAAVSAPGVGVIIADPDHKYYEGWGTSAASAFVSGVAALIRSAHPALAPAQIKRLLEDTARNAPVGGRDDSRGFGMIDPAAALESAARLKPEGLRPASYGERYFGAGPDAPGAASSASDWAGPLAGGAGAVLLIAGVVLWRGRGKGRLSRR
- a CDS encoding serine hydrolase, with the protein product MIRNSDNASATALWHTIGGAAGLDAANARFGLSATSGGDGGLWGLTRTTAADRLVLLRQVFGEDSLLSAASRTYVRGLMRTVRADQRWGVSAAARGDSWALKNGWLPRGTTGLWDVNSVGRVTVDGTGYLVAVLSDGTGSRAEGIALVEEAAKAAVSAFTAG
- a CDS encoding serine hydrolase; this translates as MEPVTEPAVDRDALLSGAMARVSVPSGARVSAAVLETGSGDSAVYGDAAFDTASIVKVDILAALLLRAQDAGAGADGGRTGVRHEDDPEQRQRVRDGAVAHDRGRGRPGRGERTLRPERDLGR
- a CDS encoding DUF1844 domain-containing protein; amino-acid sequence: MSDTPPESPDFDAMTRDIAEVPAVEVIVTVAVNLMSAAAVKLGLSEEGESYKDLDEARKLISALAGLLDASTTEISSFHAAPLRDGLKSLQRAFREASVVPDEPGQGPGEKYTGPVYG
- the infC gene encoding translation initiation factor IF-3, which encodes MWCYRGGSISAEPRINDRIRVPEVRLVGPSGEQVGIVPLAKALELAQEYDLDLVEVAATARPPVCKLMDYGKFKYESAMKAREARKNQAHTVIKEMKLRPKIDPHDYDTKKGHVVRFLKQGDKVKITIMFRGREQSRPELGYRLLQRLAEDVQDLGFIESNPKQDGRNMIMVLGPHKKKTEAMAEARQAQEARKADAKANPGKSQNVAEAGEHDEAEVHDEAEVSAEEPAEA
- the rpmI gene encoding 50S ribosomal protein L35, whose translation is MPKNKSHSGASKRFKITGSGKVLRERAGKRHLLEHKSSRVTRRLTGNAEMAPGDAAKIKKLLGK
- the rplT gene encoding 50S ribosomal protein L20, with protein sequence MARVKRAVNAHKKRRAILEQASGYRGQRSRLYRKAKEQVTHSLVYNYNDRKKRKGDFRQLWIQRINAAARANGMTYNRFIQGLKAANVEVDRKILAELAVHDAGAFAALVEVAQKALPSDVNAPKAA
- a CDS encoding TrmH family RNA methyltransferase codes for the protein MPPVSPELISPRSARVSAARRLAKRNFRGKDRLFLAEGPQAVREAAGHRSGGQATLVELFATVEAAERYADIVGEARDAGARLHLASEEVIAEISTTVTPQGLVGVCRFLDTPFEDILAARPRLVAVLAHVRDPGNAGTVLRCADAAGAEAVILTDASVDLYNPKAVRASVGSHFHLPVAVGVPVERAVAGLKDAGVRILAADGAGDRDLDEELDRGTMGGPTAWVFGNEAWGLPQETRALADAVVSVPIHGRAESLNLATAAAVCLYASARAQRASGGCRSVTQS